From Ignavibacteriota bacterium, the proteins below share one genomic window:
- a CDS encoding PTS sugar transporter subunit IIA — MKISDILTEDLVVAGLTGSSKNDIIDAMVDLVALSPKVLDKEKVRSAILERERIMSTGVGNGFAIPHGKTDAVSEIVAAFAVTEEEIDYDSLDEKPVRLVFLLVGKDNLVGPHIKLLSRISRLMNKEEFRKRLLLVSSPKEIIDLFRQEEASYFEL, encoded by the coding sequence ATGAAGATCAGTGATATTCTGACCGAGGACCTCGTCGTCGCCGGGCTCACAGGGTCGTCCAAGAACGATATCATCGACGCCATGGTGGACCTGGTCGCCCTGTCGCCGAAGGTGCTCGATAAGGAGAAGGTCCGGTCCGCCATCCTGGAACGCGAACGCATCATGTCCACGGGTGTGGGGAATGGATTCGCCATCCCCCACGGCAAGACCGATGCCGTCTCGGAGATCGTCGCCGCATTCGCCGTCACCGAGGAAGAGATCGACTACGACTCCCTCGACGAGAAGCCGGTCCGCCTCGTATTCCTGCTCGTCGGGAAGGACAACCTGGTCGGCCCGCACATCAAACTGCTGAGCCGCATCTCCCGGCTCATGAACAAGGAGGAGTTCCGCAAGCGTCTCCTTCTGGTATCGTCCCCCAAGGAGATCATCGATCTCTTCCGGCAGGAGGAGGCCTCCTATTTCGAGCTGTAA